The Crocosphaera subtropica ATCC 51142 genome includes a window with the following:
- a CDS encoding GGDEF domain-containing response regulator translates to MMSNLSTPQNSSIIMVIDDHVDNLKLLSDMLDEQGYEVRQSLNGLTALKSIELSSPDLILLDLKMPDMDGYTVCQKLKKNPKVQDIPVIFISASDEVLDKVKAFSVGGCDYISKPFNLAEVLARVENQLKVKRLQQALKDRNTHLESLIKTLEEVNQKLEDISRLDPLTQIGNRLHFNDCLEREWKRAMREEEPLGLILCDIDDFKLYNDTYGHLQGDRCLRDVAQGLKMAVFRGTDLVCRYGGEEFAIIVPNTDCLGAEPICQRIVEEFKQLKIPHGTSSVSSYVSVSVGFASLIPSINLRSDRLIFLSDKALYGAKEAGKNRFFIYQ, encoded by the coding sequence ATGATGTCTAACTTATCTACTCCTCAAAATAGTTCGATCATTATGGTGATTGACGATCATGTCGATAATTTAAAATTATTATCGGATATGCTAGATGAACAAGGGTATGAAGTGCGCCAATCCCTGAATGGGTTAACCGCTTTAAAATCCATTGAATTATCATCTCCTGATTTAATTTTACTTGATCTTAAAATGCCAGATATGGATGGTTATACTGTTTGTCAAAAGTTGAAAAAAAATCCTAAAGTTCAAGATATCCCTGTGATTTTTATTAGTGCTAGTGATGAAGTTTTAGATAAAGTCAAAGCTTTCTCTGTAGGGGGTTGTGATTATATTAGTAAACCCTTTAATTTAGCCGAAGTTTTAGCCAGAGTCGAAAATCAATTAAAAGTTAAACGATTACAACAAGCATTAAAAGACAGAAATACTCACTTAGAAAGTTTAATCAAAACATTAGAAGAAGTCAATCAAAAACTAGAAGATATCTCTCGTCTTGATCCATTAACGCAGATTGGCAACCGACTTCATTTTAATGACTGTTTAGAGAGAGAATGGAAAAGAGCCATGCGAGAAGAAGAACCATTAGGACTGATTTTATGCGATATTGATGACTTTAAACTGTATAACGATACTTATGGTCATTTGCAAGGCGATCGCTGTCTTCGTGACGTTGCTCAAGGGTTAAAAATGGCTGTTTTCAGGGGAACTGACTTAGTTTGTCGGTATGGAGGAGAAGAATTTGCGATTATTGTCCCTAATACTGATTGTTTAGGAGCCGAGCCTATCTGTCAAAGAATAGTTGAAGAATTTAAACAATTAAAAATTCCTCATGGTACTTCTTCTGTTTCCTCGTATGTTTCGGTTAGTGTCGGCTTTGCTAGTTTAATCCCTTCTATTAATTTAAGATCAGATAGATTAATTTTTTTAAGTGATAAGGCTCTTTATGGAGCTAAAGAAGCGGGTAAGAATAGATTTTTTATCTATCAGTAA
- the lpxC gene encoding UDP-3-O-acyl-N-acetylglucosamine deacetylase: MTSIIEKGFTVSGIGLHSGAKTQVHVLPDDRNQGRYFVRVDLPEKPMIPATVSAVNQTLLSTELMADTATVRTVEHLLAALTGCGIENACIEIDGPEVPLLDGSAKNWVDAIIASGLNPSEMAVGSPVIEPVWVREGDAFVAAIPAPDIRFTYGIDFPYPAIGNQWVSWSPKTEPFQDFIAPARTFGFADQIEQLKQAGLIKGGSLENALICDRSGWVNPPLRFDNEPVRHKLLDLIGDLSLLGTIPQAHFLAYKASHKLHIQLADILYQNK, translated from the coding sequence ATGACATCTATCATCGAAAAAGGATTTACAGTCTCAGGAATTGGTCTACATTCTGGGGCAAAAACTCAAGTTCATGTCTTGCCTGACGATAGGAACCAAGGGCGTTATTTTGTGCGAGTTGATTTACCTGAGAAACCGATGATTCCGGCTACTGTTTCGGCAGTGAATCAAACCTTATTATCCACAGAATTGATGGCTGATACGGCCACTGTTCGCACGGTAGAACACTTATTAGCTGCTTTAACTGGGTGTGGCATTGAAAATGCTTGTATTGAAATCGATGGGCCAGAAGTTCCTTTATTAGATGGATCAGCAAAAAATTGGGTAGATGCTATCATCGCATCTGGTCTGAATCCCTCAGAAATGGCAGTGGGAAGCCCTGTCATTGAACCCGTATGGGTGAGGGAGGGAGATGCTTTTGTGGCTGCGATTCCTGCCCCAGACATTCGCTTTACCTATGGGATTGATTTTCCCTACCCAGCCATTGGTAACCAATGGGTCAGTTGGAGTCCCAAAACAGAACCCTTTCAAGATTTTATTGCTCCTGCGAGAACCTTCGGCTTTGCTGATCAAATTGAACAGTTAAAACAAGCAGGGTTGATTAAGGGAGGAAGTTTGGAAAATGCTTTAATCTGCGATCGCTCTGGTTGGGTAAACCCTCCTTTACGATTTGATAATGAGCCGGTTCGTCATAAACTGTTAGATTTAATCGGGGATTTAAGTTTATTGGGTACCATTCCTCAAGCTCATTTTTTAGCTTACAAAGCCAGTCATAAGCTTCATATTCAATTAGCTGACATCTTGTACCAGAACAAATAA
- a CDS encoding BamA/TamA family outer membrane protein: MAAEATPQQETAQETAPPNNNREDPDEADPPVVPTPEVIPAPEPETEETDTTGEEPRVLVVEVLVEGADPELQDLVYNTIQTRPGRTATRSQLQEDVNAIYATGYFANVEVTPADTPLGVRITYNVEVNPVLEQVVVNTVPDIEDQRALPPEKVEEIFGDQYGETLNLRELQEGIREINEWYAEQGFDLAQVIGSPEVSEDGIVTLVIAEGVIEDVQVRFFNAEDEPVDGRTRDFIVTREMQLEPGDVFNRKTAQFDLQRIFGLGLFEDVRISFSPGEDPREVIVNVDVVEGNTGSLAAGTGISSSSGLFGTISYQEQNLGGNAQTLGGEVQVGERELLLDVSFTDPWIAGDPYRTAYTVNGFRRRTISLVFDGDDSSIRTLNGFDSPRVIRTGGGISFARPLAEDPFTKPDWRLSAGINYQRVQIENADGDIAPLSAPINGFPEQPLSFSDSGRDDLLTLSFAAAQDFRNNPLRPTSGYVLRLGIEQTVPVGSGSIAFTRLRGNYSYYIPVDFIDLGFIEEDQPKPQALAFNVQAGTVLEDLPPYEAFVVGGSNSVRGYAEGEVGSGRSYFQATAEYRFPIIPAVGAAVFFDYGTTIKSQRSVRGIPGVVRGLPSDGYGYGIGVRIQSPVGPIRVDYGINDEGDSRIHFGIGERF, translated from the coding sequence ATCGCAGCCGAAGCCACTCCGCAACAAGAAACGGCACAGGAAACCGCCCCCCCTAATAACAATAGAGAAGACCCAGACGAAGCCGATCCCCCCGTTGTCCCCACTCCTGAGGTAATTCCTGCCCCTGAACCCGAAACCGAAGAAACGGACACCACAGGGGAAGAACCACGGGTGTTAGTGGTTGAAGTGTTAGTGGAAGGGGCAGATCCAGAATTACAAGACTTAGTTTACAACACCATTCAAACTCGCCCAGGTCGAACCGCCACCCGTTCTCAACTGCAAGAAGACGTTAATGCCATTTATGCGACTGGTTACTTTGCTAACGTTGAGGTTACCCCTGCTGACACGCCCTTGGGGGTAAGAATTACCTACAACGTAGAGGTTAATCCTGTTTTAGAACAAGTTGTCGTCAATACCGTTCCTGATATTGAAGATCAACGAGCTTTACCCCCGGAGAAAGTCGAAGAAATTTTTGGGGATCAATACGGCGAAACCCTTAACCTTCGAGAACTGCAAGAGGGGATCAGAGAAATTAATGAATGGTACGCTGAACAAGGATTTGACCTGGCGCAAGTGATCGGGTCCCCAGAAGTCAGCGAAGACGGCATCGTCACCTTAGTCATTGCCGAAGGGGTGATAGAAGATGTTCAAGTTCGGTTCTTTAATGCTGAAGATGAACCTGTAGACGGCAGAACCCGTGATTTTATTGTTACTCGTGAAATGCAGTTAGAACCGGGGGATGTCTTTAACCGTAAAACAGCCCAATTTGACCTACAACGGATTTTTGGTTTAGGACTCTTTGAAGATGTGCGAATCTCCTTTAGTCCAGGGGAAGACCCCAGGGAAGTCATTGTTAACGTGGATGTGGTGGAAGGAAACACCGGATCACTGGCGGCAGGAACAGGAATCAGTTCTAGTAGTGGACTCTTTGGAACCATTAGTTATCAAGAACAAAATTTAGGAGGAAATGCCCAAACCCTCGGAGGGGAAGTCCAAGTCGGGGAACGGGAATTACTTCTCGATGTCAGTTTTACTGATCCTTGGATTGCTGGCGATCCTTATCGTACCGCTTATACCGTTAACGGGTTCCGTCGTCGTACCATTTCCCTGGTCTTTGATGGAGATGACTCTTCCATTAGAACCCTCAACGGGTTTGATAGCCCTAGGGTAATTCGCACAGGGGGAGGGATTTCCTTTGCCCGCCCCTTAGCTGAAGATCCCTTTACCAAACCAGATTGGCGACTGAGCGCAGGGATTAACTATCAACGGGTACAAATTGAAAACGCAGATGGGGATATTGCCCCTCTGTCCGCTCCCATCAACGGCTTTCCTGAACAACCCTTATCTTTTAGTGATTCAGGACGGGATGACTTATTAACCCTCAGCTTCGCAGCCGCTCAAGATTTTCGGAATAATCCCTTACGTCCTACCAGTGGCTATGTTCTTCGCTTGGGTATAGAACAAACGGTGCCAGTGGGATCGGGAAGTATTGCTTTTACCCGTTTACGAGGCAATTATAGTTATTATATTCCCGTAGATTTTATCGATTTAGGGTTTATTGAAGAGGATCAACCTAAACCCCAAGCGTTAGCTTTTAATGTGCAAGCAGGAACGGTATTGGAAGATTTACCCCCCTACGAAGCCTTTGTTGTGGGCGGTAGCAACTCAGTTCGAGGTTACGCAGAAGGAGAAGTGGGTAGCGGACGGAGTTATTTTCAAGCCACCGCAGAGTATCGGTTTCCCATTATTCCGGCGGTTGGGGCTGCTGTTTTCTTTGATTACGGCACAACTATTAAGTCTCAACGTTCTGTTCGTGGGATTCCTGGGGTCGTACGGGGATTACCCAGTGATGGTTATGGTTATGGTATTGGGGTCAGAATTCAGTCTCCTGTTGGACCGATTCGGGTCGATTATGGCATTAATGATGAAGGAGATTCTCGTATTCATTTTGGCATTGGGGAGAGATTTTAG
- the purC gene encoding phosphoribosylaminoimidazolesuccinocarboxamide synthase — translation MKKLYEGKAKILYSTDNAEVLLTHFKDDATAFNAQKRGTIAQKGKMNCQITVALFQWLESKGIPTHLIEQSADDEILVKRVKIIPIEVVVRNIAAGSLCRQTGLEEGHELPFPLVEYYLKNDELGDPLLTCDRLLILELATEEQLKQLQTLALSINQHLQELFASCQITLVDFKLEFGIDTQGQILLADEISPDTCRLWDQTQSDPERRVMDKDRFRRDLGQVETAYQQVQKRIVDRLASYEA, via the coding sequence ATGAAAAAATTGTACGAAGGCAAAGCAAAAATTCTCTATAGCACCGACAATGCCGAAGTTTTGTTAACCCATTTTAAAGACGATGCTACTGCGTTTAATGCTCAAAAACGAGGAACCATTGCCCAAAAAGGAAAAATGAATTGTCAAATCACAGTAGCATTATTTCAATGGTTAGAATCGAAAGGCATTCCTACCCATTTAATTGAACAATCTGCCGATGATGAAATATTAGTCAAACGAGTCAAAATAATTCCGATTGAAGTGGTGGTGAGAAACATTGCAGCAGGGAGTTTATGTCGACAAACAGGGTTAGAAGAAGGCCATGAACTACCTTTTCCCTTAGTTGAATATTACTTGAAAAACGACGAATTAGGCGATCCCCTATTGACTTGCGATCGCCTTTTAATTTTAGAACTAGCCACCGAAGAACAACTTAAACAACTGCAAACCCTTGCTCTAAGCATCAACCAGCATTTACAAGAATTGTTTGCTAGTTGTCAAATTACCCTAGTGGACTTTAAACTCGAATTCGGCATCGATACCCAAGGACAAATCCTACTGGCTGATGAAATCAGTCCTGATACCTGTCGACTGTGGGATCAAACCCAAAGTGATCCCGAACGGCGTGTGATGGACAAAGATCGGTTTCGTCGAGACTTAGGACAAGTCGAAACTGCCTATCAACAAGTTCAGAAGCGAATTGTAGACAGATTAGCTTCCTATGAAGCCTAA
- a CDS encoding phosphoribosylaminoimidazolesuccinocarboxamide synthase, protein MISVPVVLANCNDRVASLTLVQPIMERLWPKLKAENPIYAQLKDDSITLTEGFATLTGTQKQQALEPLKLGYNNNWFEFLTPEEKQSALQDRGLGAISPYRVYGSDGRLISVPYDGCTRLTLLTEKDRFSYYYQTLIYRNRLEVGQNDITPQMLRNAGQPSWRKVNVPISPQQEQQIRLQFWQTIGYDQVDEGWWIAWVPEQGHFEINVPVDYDKNPLQNYRQIASPKYKYVVIDNEGTLRNFESD, encoded by the coding sequence ATGATTTCAGTTCCTGTTGTTTTGGCCAATTGTAATGATCGCGTTGCTAGTTTAACACTGGTACAACCGATCATGGAACGTTTATGGCCGAAACTAAAGGCAGAAAACCCTATCTATGCTCAGCTAAAAGATGATTCTATTACCTTAACAGAGGGGTTTGCTACTTTAACGGGGACACAAAAGCAGCAAGCCTTAGAACCTCTTAAACTAGGATACAACAACAATTGGTTTGAGTTTTTAACCCCTGAAGAAAAACAGTCTGCTTTACAAGATCGTGGTTTGGGAGCTATTTCTCCTTATCGAGTTTATGGGAGTGATGGTCGTCTTATTTCTGTTCCCTATGATGGTTGTACTCGCTTGACTCTGCTAACGGAAAAAGATCGGTTTAGCTATTATTATCAAACCCTAATCTATCGAAATCGTTTAGAAGTAGGACAAAATGATATCACCCCTCAAATGTTGCGTAACGCAGGTCAGCCGTCTTGGAGAAAGGTGAATGTTCCTATTTCACCACAGCAAGAGCAGCAAATTCGACTACAATTTTGGCAAACCATTGGCTACGATCAAGTGGATGAAGGTTGGTGGATCGCCTGGGTTCCAGAACAAGGCCATTTTGAAATTAATGTTCCTGTTGATTATGACAAAAATCCACTACAAAACTATCGTCAGATAGCATCACCAAAGTATAAGTATGTTGTCATCGATAATGAAGGAACTCTAAGAAACTTTGAATCGGACTAA